In Halodesulfovibrio sp. MK-HDV, the genomic window TCATCTATATGGAACACATGACAGCACATGCCCAATGGGTGCTTTTATGCATAATGTGCCGCAAATGCTTTCTTTCAAGCCTTTCTCTGAAACTACTAGTTCATCGGATTCTGAGGAATAAGTGTAATGGACATACTCACACTCCCCTTCATGCAAAACGCTATTGCAGCGTCTTTACTAGCATCCATTGCCTGCGGTATCGTCGGCACGCTTGTTGTTCTTAATCGTCTTGTATTTCTTGCTGGCGGAGTTGCCCATGCAGCTTATGGCGGCGTCGGCTTAGCCTTTTTCTTCGGACTTCCTGTACTGCCATGTACATTGGGATTCACCCTTGGCTCTTCCGTTGTTATGTCTACCATTGCCAGAAAATATAAAGAAAAGTCAGACGCCGTAATCGGCGTTCTCTGGGCTGCAGGGATGGCATTCGGTATAATTCTTATTGATCTCACGCCGGGGTACAACGTTGATCTTATGAGCTTCCTTTTCGGCTCTATTCTCACCGTATCCTCGTTTGATCTCTGGCTCATGTTCGGACTGGATATTTTTATTTTAGCCGCAACCATTATTGCATACCCCGGCCTACTCAGTATCTCGTTTGATGCGGAATATGCTGAATCCCGAGGCTTGCCTGCATCGCTTTTGCACACCTTGCTCGTGTGCATGGCGGCATTATCAATTGTTATGATCATTCGAGTCGTAGGGCTTATTCTCGTCATTGCATTGCTTACTATTCCGCCTTTTATTGCAGAACGAAAAGCACGCAACCTTGCGACAATGATGGGCGCTGCCGTTTTGTGGAGCATGCTTTTCTGCCTCTTGGGACTATTCTTCGCATTCTGGTTCAACCTAACTTCAGGTGCCAGCATTATTGCAGTAGCATCCATTACGTTCTTTCTCGTGGTTGGTTTTGAACAACTCCGCAAATAACTACTCGCCCTAATTATTGTCAGAAGCCCTAGTCAATTTGGAACTATTCTCGACAAGTGACTTTCAGAAAAACAAAAAAAAGCCCCTGCACAACACAGTGCAGGGGCTTTTTTTACAGTCTACTATCAAATTATTAGAAACTGGTGCCAACGCTTGGGATAACCCCACGTTTTTCATTGCTGCCGACTGTAAGCAAACGCATTTCTGCATTCAGCGGCAAGGTCTGCGTTGCCATTGCGAGCACCTCGTTTGTAGGAGCATGAATGAAGCGCATGTTGAAACGTACACGGTTCATTGTCTGTGTGTACGTTCCGGCAACAATAATGGTTGCACGTACGTTTTCATTAGCAAGAACATGTGTACGACGACTCAGTACAAATTCGCCACCGCGTGGCTCAAAAAGAATGGAACGTCCTTTACGGATTTCCTGTACTTTATAGCCGGAGGTAACGAGCCAGCGGGAGACTTCTTCACTCATCTGCCGAGCAAGGGAGCTGGTTTCTTCCAGATCTCCAAGTGCAACAGGAGTTGTTACAATAACACCATACCCTTCAACGTCACCTTCATCTAAATCAAGTTTCCGGCGCAGTTGAGCATCAAGCTGAGCTGCAAGAGTGTTTGCAACAACAGGGATGTTTTTCCGCACAACAGGAGCGCATTTTTCAGCCTCTTTTTGTTTTGCGGCAATAAAATCTTCATATGTTCCGGCAGAAGCAGCAAACGGGAGCAGCAAGCACACAAACATAACCAGTGTGGTAAGAATACAACGAATCATTTTACTCTCCTCTACCGAAGTGTTTCGAGTAGGCGGTTTACAGCTGTAATTTCAGAAACGAGCTGTTCGCGCATATTTTCATGTTCTGCAGAAGCAAGCCCGAGCAGGAAGTGCTCTTTTGCCAACTCATACCGCTGTTGAGAGATATACTGTCTGCCAATATATAAATTTTGCATTGAGTTACTGCTGTAGGGAGATGCTACGACCTGATATGCAGCAGGACGCTGTACAGCAGTCGACTTCTTACATTCCAGAGCGCTACACCCGGAGAGAGCAACCATTACTAAAAGTACCAATACGCGTTTCATGTCAGCTCCTAGTGCAAGTCTTCGCCAAGGTCGATGGCTGTCAGATCATTTGCTCTGGTCATGGTTTCAAAATCGCGCATTGAAACAAAGCCTGAACTTAACTTAGGTCCGGTATCTGCCAACATTCTACGAATGACATCTGTCTGCCGAAACACAAGCTGCGCGGTACGCAGTACTGCATTATCTTTCACACGCACCATGCGCGCATTCACAAAGACATTTCCCTTTACCTGATAATAGGTGCCGACAATTGCCAAGGCTCGTCTATTCTTTACATAAGTACGATGATTGCGGGTTAACATGAACTCGCCCTCGCCCTTACGTCCTTTAATCTCATTGCCGATTCGGTATTCTTTTACAGGCACATTACGCTGGTTGAGTTCGTAAATAAGTGCTTCTGTAATGTAACGACCGAAGGCTGAACTTTGTTCAAAATTATTCTGCTCTACAAATGTGACAGGAAGTATGCTTGCATTCTTGAATGCTTCCCAATCAAGATTGCTTAACAACTGATTGGCGAGCTCACGAACTTTAAGTTTGACTTCACGCGCATTATCAACTGCCGGCACATCGGACTGCATATTGCCTTTACGCCACAACATTCCGCCAGCTCCGTCCGGAAGCATTACGCCGTTATCATAATTGATAACTGTTGTGACCGAAGTGAGTGATGTGTCTTCCTGATAAAGGGCATCCGCCGATTCAGGAACCATACTTTCTACAGCACCATACACTTTCTTCTGTGGCTGTTGTTCTGCCCATACTTTCGGGACGCCAACCATAATAACCAAGAGCGCAATACCTACGCCGCGAAAAGCATTAGACATGCCAGTCCTCCATATCAGTTCGTACCAATTCTGGTGCGTTCATTATTTGCCGAGTTACATTCACTATCGGCGTTGGCATGGAAAACTTAAATAGAATATCATTCGGATATACAGACCAAAAAAAAAGACCGCCCTAAGGACGGTCTTTTTTATTCTATATTTTTTATGAGCGCTTAATGCGTAACTTGTGCGGCATCAGGCTCACAAATCTTTAGAGAGTCAAGAAGCTCCCTAGTCTGACACTTTCCCTGGTAGATCTCCGCAGAGTCGACTGCAAGTGCGTATGGAAGCACTTCATCTACATTCTCAACAGGTACAATAGTCATACCTCTAAGAACGTCTGCTGGAATATCTTTAAGATCTTTTTCGTTATCTTTAGGGATAAGCACAGTGGTGATGAGTCCACGACGGGCAGCCAGAAGCTTTTCACGTAAACCGCCAATCGGCAGAACACGACCACGCAGAGTAATCTCACCAGTCATGGCAATATCGTTACGTACAGGAATACCAAGCAGTGCTGATACCATAGAGGTGCAAAGGGTAATACCGGCAGAAGGTCCATCTTTAGGAGTTGCGCCTTCCGGTACGTGAACGTGAATGTCGATGGTCTTATGGAAGTCCGGCTTTAAACCAAACAGACCGGAACGAGAGCGAATGTATGAAAGAGCTGCCTGTGCAGACTCAGTCATAACTTCACCAAGTTTACCAGTGGTGGAAACTTTGCCGGTACCCGGCATAATTGCAGTTTCGACCAACAGTAACTCGCCACCCATCTCTGTCCAAGCAAGACCGGTTGTTACACCAATCTGCGCCTCATCTTCTCTTTCGCCATAACGGTATCGTTTAACACCGAGCATGCTGGAGAGACTCTGAGTTGTTACAGAAATAAGCTTGTTCATATCATCCGCTTCTACAACACGCATTGCGGCCTTACGGCAGATAGATGCAATTTCGCGTTCAAGGCTACGTACACCTGCTTCACGGGTGTAGTGACGGATAATATCCATAATCACGTTATCAGACATTCGCAGGTTATCACTCTTAATGCCGTGCTGATCAATTTGTTTTGGCAGCAAGAAATCACGAGCGATGCGTTTTTTCTCAGTTTCAAGGTAGCCCGGCAGCTGAATAATTTCCATTCTATCCTGAAGCGGAAGTGGAATGGACTGCAAGCTGTTGGCTGTTGTGATGAAAAACACCTGAGACAGATCATAGTCTAAATCAAGGTAGTGATCATTAAATGTGCTGTTCTGTTCCGGATCAAGTACTTCGAGCAACGCCGCGGAAGGGTCGCCTCTAAAGTCAGTACTCATTTTATCAATTTCATCAAGGCAGAAGAGCGGGTTATTGAAATCCACTCGCTTGAGAGACTGAATAATTTTACCCGGCAACGCACCAACATAGGTACGTCTATGTCCGCGAACTTCCGCTTCATCACGTACGCCGCCAAGAGACAGACGAACAAAATCGCGGTTTGTTGCACGTGCAATAGAACGAGCAAGTGATGTTTTACCAACACCCGGAGGGCCTACAAGGCAAAGGATAGGACCCTTCAGCTTTGTTGCAAGCTTCTGCACTGCGAGAAATTCAAGAATACGTTCTTTCGGCTTTTCAAGACCAAAATGGTCTTCATCCAAAATAGAGCGTGCTCCATCAATATCAATCGGAGTTTCTTTCAGCTTGTTCCAAGGCAGGTCTACAATCCAGTCGATGTAGTTGCGAACAACGGTGTATTCTGCGGAAGAAGCAGGCATAGCACGCAGCTTTTTCAGCTCCCGCATGCCTCGGTCACGAGCTTCATCTGGCATATCTTTGCTGTTAAGAATTGCCTCAAGTTCGTTAAGCTCTTCCTGCGGATCATCGTCGCGACCCATTTCTTTATTGATCGCTTTGATCTGCTCGTTAAGATAGTACTCTTTCTGGTTACGTTCCATCTGATGTTTAACGCGGTTTTTAATGCGTTTTTCCATTGATGTAATCGCAATTTCGCCCTGAAGGAGTTCGTATACTTTCTCAAGTCGCTGAACAGGATCTGTAAGCTCAAGAACTTCCTGCTTCATTCGGTAATCAACTTTAAGGTGCGGCATAATGGCGTCTGCCAATTTGCCAACAGAGCTTACCGCGTTGATAGCGAGCAGGGTTTCCTGAGCGAGTTTTTTATTAATTTTTGCATACTCTTCTAGAGAGTCATGACAAGCACGGGCAAGCGCTTCTGCTTCCGTACCTTCAATATCATTTTCTTCTATAGGAGCTATGTTGGCGAGAACAAAAGTTACTTCTTCTTCGCCCTCTTCTTCTGTTTCGAGTTTTTCAACACCAGCAGAAGTCCAGCGTGCACGATACAGACCTTCAAACAATACCTTTATGGTACCGTCAGGCAGTCTGAGCATCTGGAGCACTTTAGAAACAGTACCAATCTCGAAGAGATCGTCTGCTTCAGGAACTTCCATTTCCGGCTCACGTTGGGCAACAAGAAAAATCTCTTTACTGCTATCAGCAATAGCATGCTCGATAGCTTTGATGGAGGCCTCACGACCAACAAACAAAGGAATAATCGAACGCGGAAACATTACTACTTCCCGCAGGGACATCAGTGGGAGTTGAATGGTAGCAAGACGCTTTTCGTCGCTTGTTCCAATCTCAGTCATATATCCTCCTCGTTTCGTGCCGTGCACTCTTCCGCAAGGAAGACAAGAGGCACAACGAGATATTTAAGTC contains:
- a CDS encoding metal ABC transporter permease → MDILTLPFMQNAIAASLLASIACGIVGTLVVLNRLVFLAGGVAHAAYGGVGLAFFFGLPVLPCTLGFTLGSSVVMSTIARKYKEKSDAVIGVLWAAGMAFGIILIDLTPGYNVDLMSFLFGSILTVSSFDLWLMFGLDIFILAATIIAYPGLLSISFDAEYAESRGLPASLLHTLLVCMAALSIVMIIRVVGLILVIALLTIPPFIAERKARNLATMMGAAVLWSMLFCLLGLFFAFWFNLTSGASIIAVASITFFLVVGFEQLRK
- the lon gene encoding endopeptidase La, which encodes MTEIGTSDEKRLATIQLPLMSLREVVMFPRSIIPLFVGREASIKAIEHAIADSSKEIFLVAQREPEMEVPEADDLFEIGTVSKVLQMLRLPDGTIKVLFEGLYRARWTSAGVEKLETEEEGEEEVTFVLANIAPIEENDIEGTEAEALARACHDSLEEYAKINKKLAQETLLAINAVSSVGKLADAIMPHLKVDYRMKQEVLELTDPVQRLEKVYELLQGEIAITSMEKRIKNRVKHQMERNQKEYYLNEQIKAINKEMGRDDDPQEELNELEAILNSKDMPDEARDRGMRELKKLRAMPASSAEYTVVRNYIDWIVDLPWNKLKETPIDIDGARSILDEDHFGLEKPKERILEFLAVQKLATKLKGPILCLVGPPGVGKTSLARSIARATNRDFVRLSLGGVRDEAEVRGHRRTYVGALPGKIIQSLKRVDFNNPLFCLDEIDKMSTDFRGDPSAALLEVLDPEQNSTFNDHYLDLDYDLSQVFFITTANSLQSIPLPLQDRMEIIQLPGYLETEKKRIARDFLLPKQIDQHGIKSDNLRMSDNVIMDIIRHYTREAGVRSLEREIASICRKAAMRVVEADDMNKLISVTTQSLSSMLGVKRYRYGEREDEAQIGVTTGLAWTEMGGELLLVETAIMPGTGKVSTTGKLGEVMTESAQAALSYIRSRSGLFGLKPDFHKTIDIHVHVPEGATPKDGPSAGITLCTSMVSALLGIPVRNDIAMTGEITLRGRVLPIGGLREKLLAARRGLITTVLIPKDNEKDLKDIPADVLRGMTIVPVENVDEVLPYALAVDSAEIYQGKCQTRELLDSLKICEPDAAQVTH
- a CDS encoding FlgO family outer membrane protein translates to MIRCILTTLVMFVCLLLPFAASAGTYEDFIAAKQKEAEKCAPVVRKNIPVVANTLAAQLDAQLRRKLDLDEGDVEGYGVIVTTPVALGDLEETSSLARQMSEEVSRWLVTSGYKVQEIRKGRSILFEPRGGEFVLSRRTHVLANENVRATIIVAGTYTQTMNRVRFNMRFIHAPTNEVLAMATQTLPLNAEMRLLTVGSNEKRGVIPSVGTSF
- a CDS encoding FlgO family outer membrane protein, yielding MSNAFRGVGIALLVIMVGVPKVWAEQQPQKKVYGAVESMVPESADALYQEDTSLTSVTTVINYDNGVMLPDGAGGMLWRKGNMQSDVPAVDNAREVKLKVRELANQLLSNLDWEAFKNASILPVTFVEQNNFEQSSAFGRYITEALIYELNQRNVPVKEYRIGNEIKGRKGEGEFMLTRNHRTYVKNRRALAIVGTYYQVKGNVFVNARMVRVKDNAVLRTAQLVFRQTDVIRRMLADTGPKLSSGFVSMRDFETMTRANDLTAIDLGEDLH